The nucleotide window GATATTGACACACCGGCTAAAATCATCGCCACCTTCAGCAAGAGGGTTGCTGGATGAAAAGGTTTCTCCCCCTAGTTTTGGCTTTGGTTATTTCATGTCTTGTTGTTTGGGGCGGTAATGAAATTTTAGCCTCCAAAATTGCTGAGAATTACGATCCGGCTTTTGGCTATAAGTTAAACACTCAGAAGAACCAGGGCTTGATTCTGCAGAGGACCGGGATGGAAAAGGGCGGCAGCATTCCGGTTTATGGGTCTTCAGAATTGAGCGGGTCAACCGATCCCTTTCAGCCGGTAAACTTCTTTACAGGGCAATACGCAGGAATTTACTATAACCTGATTGGCAGAGGGTATTGCCAAAGTTTGATTCACCTGATTAATTTTGGTGCTTTAGGTGATTCCCTAAAAGGAGAAAAGATTGTGTTCTTTCTTTCTCCACAGTGGTTCAGCAAAACAGGGATAACTTCTGACGATTTCCAGAAGAATTTTTCCCAACAGCAGTATCTGACTTTTTTAAATAACGAAGAGATCAGTCCCCAGTTAAAACGTTTAGCTGCTCAACGGGTGGATTCCTTATTAGGCCAGGATGAAAGCATGGATATGCGGATTCTATCTTACCTCTCAGCCAATAATGCTGAGCAAGCTCAGATCTTCCTTGGCGCGTTGCAACCCTACTATAGATTAAAAGAGGCTCTGTTATCAACCAAGGACCATGTCCAGGGTTACCGAACCCTTGTGGAAGAGTCTCCTCATAAGGGAGCGGATAAAAGCAATTCGAAACCGGCCATAGAGCGGTCCGCCGTAGAGATCGATTGGGAATCGGAAAAGAAACGTGCCCAGGAGGTGGGGAAAGCCCGTTCAGATAACAATCAATTTGGAATTGACAACGGCTATTTTAATGACTATCTGAAGGAAAAGCTTCCCGACTATAAAGACTCTATGCACGACCAGTCTTATCTGGAGTCCCCTGAGTACGGGGATTTGGAGTTATTGCTTTCACTGTGTCAGGAATTGGAGATTGAACCCTTATTCGTCAGTATTCCGGTCAACGGACTCTGGTATGATTATTGCGGATTTCCTCGGGAGGATAGAGCTCAATACTATGAAAAAGTGAAGCAGCTCGTTACCAAGGCCGGATATGAGTTTGCGGATTTTTCCGATCACGAATATGATCCATATTTTCTGCGGGATACCATGCATCTGGGGTGGAAAGGGTGGGTGGAAGTCAATGAAGCGATTCTTGCCTATGTTCGGTGAAACTCTGCTTTATACAGCAATCATCTTAGGCATCATAGTGGTTTACGTATTGGCGGAAGCCAATGAAGTAAATTTTATCTATAATCAGTTTTAAAGTGTAAGGCACCGGCAGAGGCTGTGAAAAAAGTATAGAATAAAAGTGCATTAAGAAGTGACTTTATTTTATTACCCAATAAAATAAGGTTGCTTTTTTTACTATCAGGAGTATAGGCTTGCGTCATAGAATTACTAAGCATATGCACAACAAATTGTTGTGAAAGGCTCCAAAAAACTATTGATTAGCAAGACAAATAAACCGGTATATAATTGTGCTAGAGGTAACAAGAACAAATTGCCCAACTGTTCGGACTGCTTAAGGAACCTAAGTTAAAATTTTGATTAGTAAGGAGTGGAAGGCTTGAGAACGTACTTAGATACCGAAAAACACCTTATTACCATGCAAGCTGAGTCTGAAGCAGGATTTTTGGCAGAACTCAGAGCGGGGGACTATTCTGTAGAGAAGCCGCTGGTTGTCAAAAATCCTTATATCATTAATCCTCTGGCGGCAGTCATCTGCTTTAACACGGATGAAGAAACAACCGCGGAGATCACAGTTAAAGGGAAAGCCAGCGCAGGGGATCTCAGTCATACCTTTGCGGCGGCTCAAGAGCATGTCTTACCGATTTACGGATTGTATGACGATTATGCAAACACCGTGATCATCAGACTTGGCGACGGTAAAACCTCTGAAGTCAAGATTGAAGTGGAAGAGCTCAATGTCAACAAAGCTCAGTATTGCCGGACTACACCGGAGTATTTTGGCAAAGACTTCATGCTGATCTCCACCACAACACCTCTTATCGAATCAGCAAAGACCGTGGGCTTTGACTATGCCGGCGATCTGAGATGGTGCATTACCAATCTGCAGAGCTGGGATATTAAAAAATTAGCCAACGGCAGATTGCTCTATACTTCCCATCGAACCGTGCAAAAACCTTACTATACCGTTGGTGTCATGGAGATGGATTTCTGCGGAAAGATTTATAAAGAGTATCGTCTCCCCGGCGGCTACCACCATGATGCGGTAGAGTTGGAAAATGGCAACATCCTGGCTGCTTCTGATAACGACTTCAACGATTCCGTGGAAGACTTCGTGGTGGAAATTGATCGCGCGACGGGAGCTATCCTCAAGTCCTGGGATCTGCAAAAAATTCTCCCCCGCGGTGAAGGCAAAGCGGGAGACTGGAACCACCATGACTGGTTCCACAATAACTCAGTGTGGTACGATAAGCCCACTAATTCCATCACCATGTCAGGCCGTCATATGGACGCCGTGATCAACTTCGATTATGACAGCGGAGCGCTGAACTGGATCCTCGGCGACCCTGAAGGCTGGCCGGAAGAATGGCAAAAATACTTCTTCAAAAATGTGACCAAAGGAGATTTTGATTGGCAGTATGAGCAGCATGCGGCAAGAATTCTGCCCAACGGCGATGTCTTTCTCTTTGATAACGGAACCTATCGTTCTAAAAACGAGGCGGCCCGCGTAGATCCTGAGCAAAACTTCTCCCGCGGTGTTATCTATCGAATCAATACCGATAAAATGGAGATCGAACAAGTATGGCAGTACGGTAAGGAAAGAGGGGCCGAATTCTACTCCCCTTATATCTGCAATGTAGACTATTACAGCGAAGGTCATTATATGGTTCACTCCGGGGGTATCGCTACTTACAGAGGTAAACACACCGATGGCTTAGGGGCAATGCTTCTGAACAAATACAAAGATGAGCATATCCATTTAACCTTAGAATCCATCACAGTAGAAGTAGGGAATGATGAGTTAAAGTATGAGCTGAAAGTGCAAGGCGGCAATTACTACAGAGCGAGAAGAATCAGCCCCTACGATGAAAAGACCAACCTCCTCCTTGGCCAAGGTGAACTCCTCGGTGGTTTTGGGGTAACCCATGAATTCATGAAAATCAACTTCAAAGATGCCGAAACAGAGCTGCCGGAGAAACACAAGCTCAATATCCTCCTTGAAGAAGATCGGTTGGCTGTTCGGGCAAGCTTTAGAGAAGGATCTCAAGTATATCTTGAATTAAAGGGTGCGGAACAATCTAAATTCTATAACATTCCCACGGAGGTTCATGATGTCACGGCAGCCTGTGTCTCCTTCGAAGAACAAAACGACAACGACTTCCAATTCTATGTAAGCAGGGAAGGGTTGTCCGGTGAGTTTGAAATCTATCTCAACATCGACAACAAGAGATATGACACACATTTATCAGTGAAACTCTAAAGCAGGCATAGTTAAAATTCAGTGGTGCTCCCTTTAAAGCAGACAGAAGTGTAGGCTGGTCTGTTTCATTAAGGGAGCATCTTTTGCAGTATTAAGGGGTTAGTCGAAACAGTCAACACTGTCCTTGGGATGACGCTTAGCCTGCCAATAATTACTTGTAGCGGGAAGGATTGAACCTTTTGTAACAAGCAGGTACAATATAGGAAGCTTGATGAACTTATCCAAACTCAATTAAGAGAGAACAAGTGACTACGGCGAGGAAGTGTTTGAAATGCGTATTACAGATTTAATTTTTCTGATCGAATTATCCCACTCTAAATCCATTACATTGACCTCGGAGAGAATGCATATTTCCCAGCAAGGACTGAGCCAAGTCATCTCGCGGCTGGAGCAAGAGCTTGATACCATATTGTTTTACAGAAGCCGGCACGGAATCAGCCTGACCGACGCAGGGCAGATTGCTGTCCAAAAGGCCAGGGAAATCATCGGAAAATACGATGATTTGAAAATAGAGCTGGAACAGCTTAAACAGGGACAGGAGCAATTGGTGGAGGGAAACTTAACCCTTGCCCACACTCATGTTTCGGGAACGGCGGTCCTGCCCAAGGCTTTGAAATTGTTTAAAAGAAAATACCCTAATGTGAACTTAACGATTAAAGAAAAAGCCCCTTTAGAGACCGTTGCCTGGATTCAAGAGGACCCTGCGGTAGTGGGGCTTATCAATTATCCGGAAGCACAGGAAAAGGGTAAGGAAGGCCCTTTGCATTCCTGTTCTGATCTGGTTTATAAAGAAGTTCTGCAGGATGAATTGATTGTATGTGTTCCCAAGTCCTGGGCTTTGAGCAAAGAGCAACTGGGAGCCGTTAATGCTATGGTGACATTGCCCATGGTCTATTATGATACACAACAATATGAGGAAATCATCACCCAGATTTTTAGCAGGGCAGAGCTTCCTCCTAAAGTTTTTTTAAAAACCCTGAACAACGAATTATTTCGGCAAACCATTATCGATGGGTTGGCCATGGGGGCTGTCTCTATGCTTGAGCTCAATGAAAATCGGTTGTTGAAAGAGTTTACGGTGCAGTCCGCTATGGGTTTAAAGCTTATTTACACCTGGGTCACTTCTGTGCGACAGCCTATGTCACTTCCGGCACAAAAATTCTTAGAGTGTCTGGAAAGTACGGCAAAGGCCATATGATTAACAAGTTTTTGTTGTGACATGAGAAAAGAAATTGCTGTTTTGTGAGATGTGTAACAATTAATTATAATTAGGATTGAGAACACAAGTGCATGAAGAAAGGAGAGTTGCCTCAGTCTTAAAAAAACAAAGCACGAAGAGCAGCCAAGGGTAATGGAGGGACAAGATAAGGAAAAATCTATAGTTATGTGGAGAATAGAACAGTAAGGTTAGATTCTTCAGACAGTAAGGAGAATGGAAATGGCAGTTCTGGTAGAGAATTCTCAGACAACAGCAAGTAAAACATCTCACAAGATCAAAAACAACTATTTTGATGGTCTGGAAGTTACAT belongs to Desulfitobacterium chlororespirans DSM 11544 and includes:
- the dltD gene encoding D-alanyl-lipoteichoic acid biosynthesis protein DltD translates to MKRFLPLVLALVISCLVVWGGNEILASKIAENYDPAFGYKLNTQKNQGLILQRTGMEKGGSIPVYGSSELSGSTDPFQPVNFFTGQYAGIYYNLIGRGYCQSLIHLINFGALGDSLKGEKIVFFLSPQWFSKTGITSDDFQKNFSQQQYLTFLNNEEISPQLKRLAAQRVDSLLGQDESMDMRILSYLSANNAEQAQIFLGALQPYYRLKEALLSTKDHVQGYRTLVEESPHKGADKSNSKPAIERSAVEIDWESEKKRAQEVGKARSDNNQFGIDNGYFNDYLKEKLPDYKDSMHDQSYLESPEYGDLELLLSLCQELEIEPLFVSIPVNGLWYDYCGFPREDRAQYYEKVKQLVTKAGYEFADFSDHEYDPYFLRDTMHLGWKGWVEVNEAILAYVR
- the dltX gene encoding teichoic acid D-Ala incorporation-associated protein DltX, with the translated sequence MFGETLLYTAIILGIIVVYVLAEANEVNFIYNQF
- a CDS encoding aryl-sulfate sulfotransferase — encoded protein: MRTYLDTEKHLITMQAESEAGFLAELRAGDYSVEKPLVVKNPYIINPLAAVICFNTDEETTAEITVKGKASAGDLSHTFAAAQEHVLPIYGLYDDYANTVIIRLGDGKTSEVKIEVEELNVNKAQYCRTTPEYFGKDFMLISTTTPLIESAKTVGFDYAGDLRWCITNLQSWDIKKLANGRLLYTSHRTVQKPYYTVGVMEMDFCGKIYKEYRLPGGYHHDAVELENGNILAASDNDFNDSVEDFVVEIDRATGAILKSWDLQKILPRGEGKAGDWNHHDWFHNNSVWYDKPTNSITMSGRHMDAVINFDYDSGALNWILGDPEGWPEEWQKYFFKNVTKGDFDWQYEQHAARILPNGDVFLFDNGTYRSKNEAARVDPEQNFSRGVIYRINTDKMEIEQVWQYGKERGAEFYSPYICNVDYYSEGHYMVHSGGIATYRGKHTDGLGAMLLNKYKDEHIHLTLESITVEVGNDELKYELKVQGGNYYRARRISPYDEKTNLLLGQGELLGGFGVTHEFMKINFKDAETELPEKHKLNILLEEDRLAVRASFREGSQVYLELKGAEQSKFYNIPTEVHDVTAACVSFEEQNDNDFQFYVSREGLSGEFEIYLNIDNKRYDTHLSVKL
- a CDS encoding LysR family transcriptional regulator, with protein sequence MRITDLIFLIELSHSKSITLTSERMHISQQGLSQVISRLEQELDTILFYRSRHGISLTDAGQIAVQKAREIIGKYDDLKIELEQLKQGQEQLVEGNLTLAHTHVSGTAVLPKALKLFKRKYPNVNLTIKEKAPLETVAWIQEDPAVVGLINYPEAQEKGKEGPLHSCSDLVYKEVLQDELIVCVPKSWALSKEQLGAVNAMVTLPMVYYDTQQYEEIITQIFSRAELPPKVFLKTLNNELFRQTIIDGLAMGAVSMLELNENRLLKEFTVQSAMGLKLIYTWVTSVRQPMSLPAQKFLECLESTAKAI